Proteins encoded by one window of Bacillus sp. DTU_2020_1000418_1_SI_GHA_SEK_038:
- the moaA gene encoding GTP 3',8-cyclase MoaA produces MEKSIVKDQYNRPLRDLRISVIDRCNFRCTYCMPAEKFGPDFAFLPKSELLTYEEIELLAKIFVDLGVEKIRLTGGEPLLRKDMPILVKKLAAIDGLKDLALTTNGVLLPRLANDLKEAGLQRVNVSLDSLNDELFGKINGRNVAVQEVLNGIKAAQEAGLFVKINMVVKKGLNESEIVPMAKFCKEHGLQLRFIEYMDVGSTNGWKMDDVITKKEIYEILKVHYLLDPVDPDYYGEVAKRYRYEGSNVDVGFIPSVSESFCSSCTRSRLSANGQIFTCLFNGEGHDMKEFMRNGASEAEIRNKIINIWSGRKDRYSDERTEETTRNRKKIEMSYIGG; encoded by the coding sequence ATGGAAAAATCAATCGTTAAAGATCAATACAATCGGCCATTAAGAGATCTGCGGATATCGGTAATTGATCGTTGTAATTTTCGGTGCACTTATTGTATGCCAGCGGAGAAATTTGGACCGGATTTTGCTTTTTTGCCGAAAAGTGAGCTATTAACATATGAGGAAATTGAACTTCTTGCGAAAATATTTGTAGATCTTGGTGTAGAAAAGATCAGGCTAACAGGCGGAGAACCATTGCTTCGCAAGGATATGCCAATACTCGTGAAAAAGCTTGCGGCAATAGATGGGCTAAAGGATCTCGCATTAACTACAAACGGAGTCTTGCTTCCAAGGCTTGCGAATGATTTAAAGGAAGCCGGGTTACAACGGGTAAATGTTAGCTTAGATTCATTAAATGACGAGTTATTCGGAAAAATAAATGGCAGAAATGTTGCGGTTCAAGAAGTTCTCAATGGAATTAAGGCTGCCCAAGAGGCAGGACTCTTTGTGAAAATTAATATGGTTGTAAAAAAGGGATTAAATGAATCTGAAATCGTGCCGATGGCAAAATTTTGCAAAGAACACGGACTACAGCTTCGGTTTATAGAATATATGGATGTTGGCAGCACAAATGGATGGAAAATGGATGATGTTATCACAAAGAAAGAAATTTATGAAATCTTAAAGGTGCACTATTTATTAGACCCAGTAGACCCTGATTATTATGGCGAAGTTGCCAAACGATATCGGTATGAAGGGTCTAATGTCGATGTAGGGTTTATTCCATCTGTATCGGAATCTTTCTGTTCAAGTTGCACTCGATCAAGACTTTCTGCAAATGGACAGATTTTCACTTGTCTATTTAATGGAGAGGGTCATGATATGAAGGAATTTATGAGGAATGGTGCGTCAGAAGCTGAAATAAGAAACAAGATCATCAATATTTGGAGCGGAAGAAAAGATCGTTATTCAGATGAGCGGACTGAAGAAACTACCAGAAATCGCAAGAAAATTGAGATGTCTTATATCGGTGGTTAA
- the ric gene encoding iron-sulfur cluster repair di-iron protein produces the protein MAFSETTLVKDIVNEQPKTSDVFKRYRIDFCCGGNIPLITAASELSVNIEQLMADLNEIYAKEENQKDDMGVWTDSSSQEIINHVMQHYHIPLLDELAQLSPYVTKVAKVHGDHHPELLKVYELFYEFKKEMIEHTAKEEETVFPMLKQLEDPEVPNREEIINYIKELEKEHDHAGELLRQLRETTSDYELPLDACGTYTLVYKRLEMLEGQTFMHVHLENNILFPRYF, from the coding sequence ATGGCTTTTTCAGAAACAACATTAGTAAAGGATATAGTGAATGAACAACCGAAAACAAGTGATGTATTTAAACGCTATCGTATAGATTTTTGCTGTGGAGGAAATATTCCATTAATAACTGCTGCATCAGAGCTATCAGTTAACATAGAGCAATTAATGGCAGATTTAAATGAGATTTATGCTAAGGAAGAAAATCAAAAGGATGATATGGGGGTATGGACGGACAGTTCATCTCAAGAAATAATCAATCATGTTATGCAGCATTATCATATTCCACTATTAGATGAACTTGCACAGTTAAGCCCATATGTAACAAAGGTGGCAAAGGTTCATGGTGATCATCACCCAGAGCTTTTGAAGGTGTATGAGCTATTTTATGAGTTCAAGAAAGAAATGATTGAACATACAGCTAAAGAGGAAGAAACAGTTTTCCCAATGCTGAAACAATTAGAAGATCCTGAAGTTCCTAACCGCGAAGAAATTATTAACTATATTAAAGAGCTTGAAAAGGAACATGACCATGCAGGGGAACTTTTAAGACAGCTTAGAGAAACAACTTCTGATTATGAGCTTCCACTTGATGCTTGCGGAACGTACACACTTGTATACAAGCGTCTTGAAATGTTAGAAGGGCAAACATTCATGCATGTTCATTTAGAAAATAATATTTTATTCCCAAGATATTTTTAA
- the glp gene encoding gephyrin-like molybdotransferase Glp gives MVERRNPIPVGEAVMRVMDFEKKGHIEYVSINESFGRYLAEDITATNDVPHFDRSPYDGFAVRAIDTKEASPENPIEFEVIDHIGAGHVTSKKVGAFQAVRIMTGAQMPAECDAVVMLELSKGFEKNGKNYMSIKRSFNSGDNISFRGEDAKEGDILIKKGIKINPGIQAILATFGYAKVPVAKKPVVGLFATGTELLDVDDPLEPGKIRNSNSYMIAAQIERAGAEVLYFGKLPDEFKTCYEAVNSALDKVDMLITTGGVSVGDFDYLPAIYSKLNAKVLFNKVAMRPGSVTTVAQLEGKLLFGLSGNPSACYVGFELFTRPIIRKMLFAEKPHLRKENAELTVEFAKANPFTRLVRSTVTVKDGKLLVFPSGVDKSNIVMSLAGANSLMILPGGTRGFQAGSEVDVLLLEDYDGSEWPW, from the coding sequence TTGGTTGAAAGAAGAAATCCCATTCCCGTTGGCGAAGCTGTCATGCGGGTGATGGACTTTGAAAAAAAAGGTCACATAGAATACGTCTCAATAAATGAGAGTTTTGGAAGGTATTTGGCTGAAGATATCACAGCCACTAATGATGTGCCACATTTTGACCGATCTCCATATGATGGATTTGCTGTTAGAGCAATCGATACGAAAGAAGCATCACCAGAAAATCCAATTGAATTTGAAGTTATTGATCATATCGGTGCCGGACACGTGACAAGTAAAAAGGTTGGCGCATTTCAGGCGGTCCGCATTATGACTGGGGCACAGATGCCTGCAGAATGTGATGCCGTTGTGATGCTTGAGTTATCAAAAGGGTTTGAAAAAAACGGAAAAAATTATATGTCCATTAAACGTTCATTCAATTCAGGGGATAATATCTCATTCAGGGGGGAGGATGCAAAAGAAGGGGATATCCTTATTAAAAAAGGGATAAAAATAAATCCAGGAATTCAGGCTATACTTGCTACGTTTGGCTATGCAAAAGTTCCAGTTGCGAAAAAGCCAGTAGTAGGATTATTTGCTACGGGTACAGAACTGCTAGATGTTGATGATCCTTTAGAACCTGGCAAAATTAGAAACAGCAACTCTTATATGATTGCTGCACAAATAGAACGTGCGGGTGCCGAGGTTCTTTATTTCGGTAAACTTCCTGATGAGTTTAAAACATGCTATGAAGCTGTAAATTCAGCTTTAGATAAAGTAGATATGCTTATCACAACTGGTGGAGTATCAGTTGGAGACTTTGATTACCTTCCAGCCATATATAGTAAACTAAATGCTAAAGTTCTTTTTAACAAAGTAGCAATGAGGCCTGGCAGTGTGACGACTGTAGCACAGTTAGAAGGAAAGCTTTTATTCGGTTTATCGGGAAATCCATCCGCTTGCTATGTTGGTTTCGAACTATTTACCCGTCCAATCATAAGGAAAATGCTATTTGCTGAAAAGCCTCATCTTCGGAAAGAGAATGCTGAACTTACGGTTGAATTTGCAAAAGCAAACCCTTTTACCCGCTTAGTTAGAAGTACTGTCACTGTAAAGGACGGAAAATTATTGGTTTTTCCAAGCGGTGTAGACAAATCCAATATCGTAATGAGCCTTGCTGGAGCTAATTCATTAATGATTCTGCCAGGGGGAACAAGGGGTTTTCAAGCAGGCTCTGAAGTCGATGTATTGCTGCTTGAGGATTATGACGGAAGCGAGTGGCCATGGTAA
- the mobB gene encoding molybdopterin-guanine dinucleotide biosynthesis protein B, whose product MVRSPYVFQVVGYQNSGKTTLVKKIITHLKKHDLTAATVKHHGHGGKPNLLETKDSSQHISSGALAAIVEGDGRILLQAEKMNWTLDEQLVILMQFNPDFIIIEGHKHASFPKFVLLKDIEDSKLLSVLSNIKVVLYWSEETSTIQDEFPSLPFFSIHDNAGEEWIINYLINQHS is encoded by the coding sequence ATGGTAAGGTCTCCATATGTTTTTCAAGTGGTTGGCTACCAAAACAGCGGGAAAACAACACTTGTAAAAAAAATTATTACACATCTTAAGAAACATGATTTAACAGCCGCTACAGTGAAGCATCATGGGCATGGAGGAAAGCCTAATCTGCTTGAAACAAAAGATTCTAGTCAGCATATTTCTTCTGGAGCGCTTGCAGCTATTGTGGAAGGGGATGGAAGAATTCTGCTCCAAGCGGAGAAAATGAATTGGACGCTTGACGAGCAGCTTGTGATCCTAATGCAGTTTAATCCAGACTTTATCATAATTGAAGGTCATAAGCATGCCAGCTTTCCTAAGTTTGTGCTCTTGAAAGACATAGAGGATTCCAAACTCCTTTCAGTATTAAGCAATATTAAAGTTGTGTTATATTGGTCTGAAGAAACTAGCACGATTCAAGATGAATTTCCTTCACTTCCGTTTTTCTCAATACACGACAATGCAGGAGAAGAGTGGATAATAAACTACCTAATAAATCAACACAGTTAG
- a CDS encoding YwiC-like family protein encodes MKLFLPKQHGAWAMVIIPFWLGVAAAEFMWIHIPFFIGWLLLYLATYPMLLLFKRKKINFYRKWALIYLVPALILLMFPLLVRPSIIIFGLSMIPFFLLNAYYSSKNRDRAFGNDVSAILVFSFAGLASSYLPAGELNLTSLTIFIASILFFIGSTFFVKTMIREKKNQTFKWISWIFHIGVITVWFIAGKPLLVISFIPSLIRAIIFYGKGLTMAKLGILEIVNAAFFFILVLIHVI; translated from the coding sequence GTGAAGCTATTTTTACCAAAGCAGCATGGTGCATGGGCAATGGTCATCATCCCATTCTGGCTGGGAGTTGCTGCAGCTGAATTTATGTGGATTCACATCCCTTTTTTTATTGGCTGGCTTTTACTTTATTTAGCTACATATCCAATGCTTCTTTTATTCAAAAGGAAAAAAATAAATTTTTATCGTAAATGGGCATTGATCTATTTAGTTCCGGCCTTGATTCTGTTGATGTTTCCTTTATTGGTGAGACCATCTATTATAATTTTTGGCCTGTCGATGATCCCATTCTTTTTACTCAACGCTTATTATTCATCCAAAAATAGAGATCGCGCATTTGGAAATGATGTAAGCGCTATATTAGTTTTTTCATTTGCTGGCTTGGCTAGCAGCTATCTTCCTGCAGGAGAACTTAATTTAACTAGCTTAACCATCTTTATTGCCTCCATATTATTTTTTATAGGAAGCACCTTTTTTGTAAAAACAATGATTAGGGAGAAGAAAAACCAAACATTTAAATGGATTTCATGGATATTTCACATAGGAGTTATTACTGTCTGGTTTATTGCTGGTAAGCCTTTATTGGTTATCTCATTCATCCCTAGTTTGATTAGAGCCATCATTTTCTACGGCAAGGGGCTGACAATGGCTAAACTTGGAATTCTTGAAATTGTTAATGCGGCATTTTTCTTCATTCTTGTACTCATTCATGTGATATAG
- a CDS encoding Crp/Fnr family transcriptional regulator, whose translation MESQNEFSNELKELLLTVHHKRKIEKGTFLFQEGMKASELFVIESGLIQISKIVPDGRELTLRMCSTGDIIGELTLFCSAPRYMLSAKVIEGGEVAVIAQNELEERLKQEHQLALELMKWTSLQYRKTQTKFRDLILHGKKGALFSTLIRLSNSYGVISENGITLSIPLTNQELANFCGTSREVVNRMLGELRKKEIISIKKGIITIHSLSYLKNEIDCENCPVEICNIE comes from the coding sequence ATGGAGTCTCAAAATGAGTTTTCTAATGAGCTTAAGGAGTTATTACTAACTGTTCATCATAAAAGAAAAATTGAAAAAGGCACCTTTCTATTCCAAGAAGGGATGAAAGCAAGTGAACTGTTTGTTATTGAAAGTGGTTTAATTCAAATAAGTAAAATCGTTCCAGATGGGCGTGAGCTTACTTTAAGGATGTGCTCTACAGGTGATATCATTGGGGAGCTTACACTTTTCTGTTCAGCACCAAGGTATATGCTAAGTGCAAAGGTAATTGAGGGTGGAGAGGTTGCGGTTATCGCTCAAAATGAATTAGAGGAAAGATTAAAACAGGAGCATCAGCTAGCACTTGAATTAATGAAGTGGACAAGCCTTCAATATCGAAAAACGCAAACTAAATTTAGAGATCTCATTCTCCATGGGAAAAAGGGTGCCCTATTTTCAACATTAATTAGACTTTCCAATAGCTATGGGGTGATTTCCGAAAATGGAATTACTTTAAGCATCCCATTAACGAACCAAGAGCTCGCTAATTTTTGCGGAACATCCAGAGAAGTTGTCAATCGGATGTTAGGCGAACTTCGAAAAAAGGAAATTATTTCTATTAAAAAAGGTATCATTACCATTCACAGCCTAAGCTATTTAAAAAACGAAATAGACTGTGAAAACTGCCCAGTTGAGATATGTAATATAGAATAA
- the argC gene encoding N-acetyl-gamma-glutamyl-phosphate reductase, giving the protein MKVSIIGTTGYGGAELLRILQRHPEFKIQSIHSSKKDIPIWKEYPHLFEIIDDNLQNINSSEIAEQSDIVFLATPSGISGNLAAEFENKNINVIDLSGDLRLPAETYKTWYKHEPVNETLSGKAVYGLTEWYREEIRASKLIANPGCYPTATLLGLAPVVKEKLIKPSSIIIDAKSGVSGAGRSLARNTSFAEANENFRVYKVNEHQHTPEIEKQLSRWNKDISPITFTTHLLPITRGIMITAYVQLSEDLNTSQLLDLYNETYRDNSFIRIRPENTFPSVKEVAGSNYCDIGLHVDPRTGRLTIISVIDNLMKGAAGQAVQNANIICGFEETTGLDFIPMFP; this is encoded by the coding sequence ATGAAGGTTTCAATTATAGGAACAACTGGATATGGGGGAGCGGAGCTGCTGAGGATACTACAAAGGCATCCTGAATTTAAAATACAGTCTATCCACTCATCTAAGAAAGATATTCCGATTTGGAAAGAATATCCCCACCTCTTTGAAATTATTGATGACAATCTGCAAAACATAAATTCTAGTGAGATCGCTGAACAATCAGATATCGTTTTTCTTGCTACCCCATCAGGAATCTCCGGAAACTTAGCTGCTGAATTTGAAAATAAGAATATTAACGTGATTGATCTTTCAGGTGATTTAAGATTACCTGCTGAGACATATAAGACATGGTACAAACATGAACCTGTTAATGAAACTTTGTCTGGCAAAGCTGTCTACGGCCTTACAGAATGGTACAGGGAAGAAATTAGAGCTTCAAAGTTAATTGCCAATCCTGGATGTTACCCAACTGCAACACTATTAGGCCTAGCTCCAGTCGTTAAAGAAAAACTAATTAAGCCATCGAGTATTATTATCGATGCCAAATCAGGTGTATCAGGTGCCGGCAGATCATTAGCTCGAAATACTAGTTTTGCAGAGGCAAATGAGAACTTTAGAGTTTATAAGGTTAATGAACACCAGCATACGCCTGAAATTGAAAAGCAGCTTTCAAGATGGAATAAAGATATCAGTCCAATTACCTTTACAACACACCTATTGCCAATTACGAGAGGAATCATGATCACAGCCTATGTTCAACTATCAGAAGATCTAAATACCTCCCAACTGCTAGATTTGTATAACGAAACTTACCGTGATAATTCGTTCATTCGCATTAGGCCGGAAAATACATTCCCATCGGTCAAGGAGGTAGCTGGCTCCAACTACTGTGATATTGGTCTTCATGTCGATCCAAGGACCGGAAGATTAACGATTATTTCTGTTATTGATAATTTAATGAAGGGTGCAGCAGGGCAGGCTGTGCAAAATGCAAATATAATATGCGGTTTTGAAGAAACGACAGGATTAGATTTTATTCCAATGTTTCCATAA
- the argJ gene encoding bifunctional ornithine acetyltransferase/N-acetylglutamate synthase, translated as MQAVSHTVSLKEVDGGSIISPKGFNASGVHAGLRYSKKDLGIIISEIPANCAAVYTTSHFQAAPLKVTQESIKVENMLQAVVVNSACANACTGERGIKDALQMRKWTAEKFGLMEHYVAVASTGVIGEYLPMDKLEIGIQSLQPDNDSKHAEDFQTAILTTDIVMKNCCYSTVIDGLTITMGGAAKGSGMINPNMATMLGFITTDANIESEHLRAALGLITDTTFNQITVDGDTSTNDMVLVMANGMAGNKSLTPNHPEWNEFVQLLSKTCESLAKQIAKDGEGATKLIEVDVKGAESDLEARQVAKQIVGSNLVKTAVYGEDANWGRIIGAIGQSKVHVNPDSVDIAIGPITMLKNSEPQPFSEEEASEYLRNQTIQIYVDLHQGTGAGKAWGCDLSYDYVKINASYRS; from the coding sequence ATGCAAGCTGTATCTCACACTGTATCCCTAAAAGAAGTTGATGGAGGAAGTATCATTTCTCCAAAAGGATTTAATGCTTCTGGGGTGCATGCAGGACTAAGGTATTCAAAAAAAGATTTAGGAATAATTATTAGCGAAATTCCAGCAAATTGCGCTGCAGTTTATACAACTAGCCATTTCCAGGCAGCACCATTAAAAGTAACACAAGAAAGCATTAAAGTTGAGAACATGCTGCAAGCGGTGGTCGTAAATAGTGCTTGTGCAAATGCATGTACTGGGGAAAGAGGAATAAAAGACGCTCTCCAAATGAGAAAATGGACAGCAGAAAAATTTGGATTAATGGAGCACTATGTTGCCGTTGCATCAACGGGAGTTATCGGTGAGTATTTGCCAATGGATAAGCTTGAAATCGGTATTCAGAGTTTACAGCCGGATAATGACTCTAAGCATGCTGAGGATTTCCAAACAGCGATTCTAACGACAGATATTGTAATGAAGAATTGCTGCTACAGCACAGTTATTGATGGTTTAACGATTACGATGGGAGGAGCGGCGAAAGGCTCTGGGATGATCAATCCGAATATGGCTACGATGCTGGGCTTTATTACTACAGATGCAAATATTGAAAGTGAACATCTTCGAGCTGCTTTAGGGCTTATAACAGATACGACATTTAATCAAATAACAGTTGATGGGGATACATCGACAAATGATATGGTTCTTGTAATGGCAAACGGAATGGCCGGAAATAAGTCACTTACACCTAATCACCCGGAATGGAATGAGTTTGTGCAACTGCTTTCGAAGACATGTGAAAGTCTGGCAAAGCAAATTGCCAAGGATGGAGAAGGGGCAACGAAATTAATTGAAGTGGATGTAAAAGGAGCAGAAAGTGATCTTGAAGCAAGACAAGTAGCAAAGCAAATTGTAGGATCAAACCTAGTGAAAACAGCCGTATATGGAGAAGATGCAAACTGGGGAAGAATCATCGGAGCTATAGGTCAATCAAAGGTTCATGTAAACCCTGATTCTGTCGATATTGCGATTGGTCCCATTACTATGCTTAAGAATAGTGAGCCACAGCCATTTTCTGAAGAAGAGGCAAGTGAATATTTACGAAATCAAACTATTCAAATTTATGTTGACCTGCATCAAGGAACTGGAGCAGGTAAGGCATGGGGCTGTGACTTAAGCTATGATTATGTCAAAATTAATGCAAGCTACCGATCGTAA
- the argB gene encoding acetylglutamate kinase, translating into MKTIVIKCGGSVLDELTPDFFESLIDLDKQGYKLIFVHGGGPDINKMLDLFQVPHEFVQGLRKTTSQALEIVEMVLSGQTNRKLVAKLQSYGLKGFGLNGSDGEFLQGEFIDKEQLGFVGDVTRVNKEVITMLLQDRFIPVITPIAVTEDGTKLNINADFAAAAVANALEVEHCIFVTDVDGIMIDGNLLLQTDTEEIDKYIDQGQITGGMIPKVKSAAASIEKGIKSVMIVSGKKKFFDGFQWIGTEINAKERVLK; encoded by the coding sequence ATGAAAACAATCGTTATAAAATGTGGTGGCAGTGTGCTGGATGAACTAACCCCGGATTTTTTTGAAAGTTTAATAGATTTGGATAAACAAGGCTACAAGCTCATATTTGTACACGGAGGAGGACCTGATATTAATAAAATGCTTGATCTTTTTCAGGTCCCTCATGAATTTGTTCAAGGGCTTCGTAAGACGACTTCTCAGGCACTGGAAATTGTTGAAATGGTTTTGTCTGGGCAGACAAATAGAAAACTGGTAGCTAAACTCCAATCGTATGGATTAAAGGGCTTTGGTTTAAATGGAAGTGATGGAGAGTTTTTGCAAGGGGAGTTTATTGACAAGGAACAGCTTGGATTTGTCGGTGATGTTACGAGGGTGAATAAAGAGGTAATCACCATGCTTTTGCAAGACCGATTTATTCCTGTCATTACGCCAATTGCAGTTACAGAAGACGGAACAAAGCTTAATATAAATGCTGATTTTGCTGCAGCAGCCGTAGCTAATGCACTAGAGGTTGAACATTGTATTTTTGTCACGGATGTAGATGGGATTATGATTGATGGAAACCTGCTGCTTCAAACAGATACTGAAGAAATTGATAAGTATATTGACCAAGGACAAATCACTGGCGGAATGATCCCAAAGGTTAAATCTGCTGCAGCCTCGATCGAAAAAGGAATAAAAAGCGTGATGATTGTTTCGGGTAAGAAGAAGTTTTTTGACGGTTTTCAATGGATTGGAACAGAAATCAATGCCAAAGAGAGGGTATTAAAATGA
- a CDS encoding acetylornithine transaminase encodes MSHLFPTYARWDVEPEQAEGCVIIDKNGKKYLDFTSGIGVCNLGHRPKAVQKAISSQLNKFWHVSNLFVQGEQEKAAQLLAEAAKMDLVFFANSGAEANEAAIKLARKATGRKKIITFTNSFHGRTFATMSATGQDKIKTGFGPMLETFVYLPFNDLDALKQVVDNDTAAIMLEVVQGEGGIHIGKHEFLQGVQELCKEYNALFIIDEIQTGIGRTGTPFSFQQFNLTPDIVTSAKGLGNGLPIGAVIGRKELETVFGPGSHGSTFGGNPLSVAAAIATMETIFQEEFLQNVLNNSQYLFKKICSDLSSLEEINEVRNLGFMFGIETSIDLPVLLKELRENGLLALPAGNNILRLLPPLTVSISEMEEAVNIIKTVMKKLSKTAV; translated from the coding sequence ATGAGCCATTTATTTCCGACATATGCCCGTTGGGACGTTGAACCAGAACAGGCTGAAGGCTGTGTCATTATAGATAAAAACGGAAAAAAGTATTTGGATTTTACGTCTGGAATTGGAGTTTGTAATCTAGGTCATCGGCCTAAGGCTGTGCAAAAGGCAATTAGCAGCCAGCTTAACAAATTCTGGCATGTTTCCAATTTATTTGTTCAAGGGGAGCAAGAGAAAGCCGCACAACTATTAGCAGAAGCTGCCAAGATGGATTTGGTGTTTTTTGCAAACAGTGGTGCTGAAGCAAATGAAGCGGCTATTAAGCTCGCTAGAAAAGCGACTGGACGAAAGAAAATCATCACCTTTACAAACTCCTTTCATGGACGGACTTTTGCCACGATGTCGGCAACCGGCCAGGATAAAATAAAAACTGGTTTTGGTCCTATGCTAGAAACATTTGTCTACTTGCCTTTTAATGATTTAGATGCACTTAAACAGGTGGTAGATAATGATACAGCCGCAATCATGCTTGAGGTGGTACAAGGGGAAGGCGGTATTCATATTGGAAAGCATGAGTTTTTACAGGGTGTTCAGGAACTATGTAAAGAGTATAATGCCCTATTCATTATTGACGAAATTCAAACTGGGATTGGGCGGACAGGGACTCCGTTTTCATTTCAGCAATTTAATTTAACACCTGATATAGTAACATCTGCCAAAGGGTTAGGAAATGGATTGCCAATAGGAGCTGTAATCGGGAGAAAGGAACTCGAAACAGTCTTTGGACCTGGAAGCCATGGATCAACCTTCGGTGGAAATCCGCTATCAGTTGCTGCGGCTATTGCTACAATGGAAACAATCTTTCAAGAGGAATTCTTACAGAATGTCTTGAATAACAGCCAATATCTGTTTAAGAAAATATGCAGTGATTTAAGTTCATTAGAAGAAATTAATGAAGTTAGAAATCTTGGTTTCATGTTCGGAATTGAAACGTCTATTGACTTGCCTGTTTTATTAAAGGAATTAAGGGAAAATGGATTATTAGCTCTTCCAGCAGGCAATAATATATTAAGACTATTGCCTCCTTTAACTGTTTCAATTTCTGAAATGGAAGAAGCAGTAAATATAATTAAAACAGTAATGAAAAAACTCTCTAAAACAGCCGTATAG
- the argF gene encoding ornithine carbamoyltransferase, whose protein sequence is MSIQTADNKLNIKGSDFLALADFSPEVISGLLQKAKKLKNAALLGEHIAPLQGKILGMIFEKSSTRTRVSFEAGMIQLGGQALYLNSQDLQLGRGESIADTAKVLSHYVDAIMIRTFSHNTIEELALHATIPVINGLTDLYHPCQALADLLTLQETKGELAGLKLAYIGDGNNVAHSLMIGAAKLGVDITIATPAGYEPNADIVQKAKGFAAASGGKVAITNNPYEAVNGADAIYTDVWTSMGQEAENEKRLKAFTDFQVNEGLIQNAKKDFTFLHCLPAHRGEEVTANVIDGPNSAVFQQAGNRLHVQKALLSEIL, encoded by the coding sequence ATTTCAATTCAAACTGCAGATAACAAACTTAATATTAAAGGAAGTGATTTTTTAGCTTTAGCAGATTTCTCGCCAGAGGTTATTAGTGGTTTGCTTCAAAAAGCTAAAAAGCTTAAGAATGCAGCATTGCTTGGTGAACATATTGCTCCCTTACAGGGTAAAATTTTGGGAATGATATTCGAAAAATCTTCTACACGTACAAGAGTTTCATTCGAGGCTGGAATGATCCAGCTTGGGGGTCAGGCATTATATTTAAATAGTCAAGACCTCCAATTAGGAAGAGGAGAGTCCATCGCTGATACAGCTAAGGTTCTTTCACACTATGTTGATGCTATTATGATACGTACTTTTTCACATAATACCATTGAAGAGCTTGCTTTACATGCAACGATTCCAGTAATTAATGGGCTAACAGATTTGTATCACCCATGTCAGGCTTTAGCAGATTTATTAACTTTACAGGAAACTAAAGGTGAATTAGCTGGGTTAAAGCTAGCCTATATTGGTGATGGAAATAATGTTGCTCATTCATTGATGATTGGGGCAGCAAAATTAGGCGTAGATATTACGATAGCCACTCCTGCTGGATATGAACCAAATGCTGATATCGTTCAAAAGGCAAAAGGGTTTGCTGCAGCTAGCGGCGGGAAGGTGGCTATAACAAATAATCCATATGAGGCTGTTAATGGTGCAGATGCTATTTATACAGACGTGTGGACGAGTATGGGGCAAGAGGCAGAAAATGAAAAAAGACTAAAAGCCTTTACAGATTTCCAAGTAAATGAGGGCCTCATTCAAAATGCAAAGAAAGATTTTACATTCCTTCATTGCTTACCTGCACATAGGGGAGAAGAGGTTACAGCAAATGTTATTGATGGACCAAATTCGGCTGTCTTCCAGCAGGCTGGCAACAGACTGCATGTTCAAAAAGCCCTATTATCAGAAATTTTATAA
- a CDS encoding YjzC family protein has protein sequence MGQNRQFKPGQKAPNNGIYIEVGETGSNVNNPQMLKLKAGDRFPENSNHNRVWTYQRKP, from the coding sequence ATGGGGCAAAATCGTCAATTTAAACCAGGTCAGAAAGCACCGAATAATGGAATTTATATTGAAGTTGGAGAAACTGGAAGCAATGTTAATAACCCACAAATGCTGAAGCTTAAGGCAGGAGATAGATTTCCTGAAAACTCCAACCATAATCGTGTTTGGACGTATCAAAGAAAACCTTAA